The Shewanella mangrovisoli genome has a window encoding:
- a CDS encoding DUF3581 domain-containing protein, with translation MFLSPYFSKQNQSISVSAQQASDFAKKIAQDFNPIHDVGAKRFCVPGDLLFALVLTQYGLSQNMKFTFAGMVGDGVELQFPEQVNDSFSICDNREKTYLQVSREGDVSRCDAQTESFIRNYVAFSGHNFIDILVPLMKQHQVMINPERPLVIYESMSFDLTSLDFVEVKLSLVQQELKIDGKRGDVTLHFELHSGDTLVGTGIKTLVMSGLRPYEEAQMQQMCAAYEGRKTDF, from the coding sequence ATGTTCCTATCGCCGTATTTTTCTAAGCAAAATCAATCAATTTCTGTATCTGCACAACAAGCCAGTGACTTCGCCAAGAAAATCGCCCAAGACTTTAACCCTATTCACGATGTGGGTGCTAAGCGCTTTTGTGTGCCCGGTGACTTGCTGTTTGCCCTCGTCTTAACCCAATACGGTTTAAGCCAGAACATGAAGTTTACCTTTGCTGGCATGGTCGGTGATGGCGTCGAGCTGCAATTTCCCGAGCAGGTGAACGACAGTTTTTCGATTTGCGATAACCGCGAGAAAACCTATTTGCAGGTCAGTCGTGAGGGCGATGTGAGTCGCTGTGACGCGCAAACCGAATCCTTTATTCGCAATTATGTGGCGTTTTCGGGGCACAATTTTATCGATATCTTGGTGCCTTTGATGAAACAGCATCAAGTGATGATCAATCCCGAGCGCCCCTTAGTGATCTACGAGAGCATGTCATTCGACTTAACCAGTCTCGACTTTGTGGAAGTAAAATTATCGCTAGTACAACAAGAGCTTAAGATTGATGGCAAGCGTGGTGATGTGACACTGCACTTCGAGCTGCATAGCGGCGATACCTTAGTCGGCACTGGGATTAAAACCTTAGTCATGAGCGGCCTGCGCCCCTACGAAGAGGCGCAAATGCAGCAAATGTGCGCCGCCTATGAAGGGCGCAAAACTGATTTTTAA